Genomic segment of Jaculus jaculus isolate mJacJac1 chromosome 6, mJacJac1.mat.Y.cur, whole genome shotgun sequence:
tgtgagacagagagagggagagagagagagaactggcatgccagaacATTAGCCActagaattgaactccagaagtgtgtgccaccttgtccacatgcgtctggcttatgtgggttctggggagtcaaacctgggtccttaggctttgcaggcaagcaccttaactgctaagccatctctctagccctgatatgTGACTTCTTAAAGCATAATCCACTGCAACcagaaaaactattttaaaattgtatttatttgcactagtgtgtgtgtgtgtgtgtgcacacaccagagcctcttgcctttGTAAATGAATATCAGATGCCTGCATTGCTCTTTTTGTATCTAGCTCATATGggtgtttgggaattgaaccttgaaccagcaagctttgcaagcaagtgccttcaaccactgagccatctttccagccccaccagactttaaaacaatttattgataactttcataattatagacaataaactgataattcccttccccctcactttcccctttgcaactctgctctccatcagtctctcttttattttgatgtcatcatcttttcctcctattatgagagtcttgtgtaggtagcgctAGGCACTGTAAGATCATGGGTAGCCAGactattttgtatctggaagagtgcattgtaagcagttttacccttcctttggctcttatgttcagaaagactttttacttatttattattttatttttagagacagagagagggagagggcgagaatgaatgggcatgccagggcttctagccactgcaaatgaactccaaatgcatgttctttttttttttttttttggtttttggtttttcgaggtagggtctcactcaggtccaggctgacctggaattaactctgtagtctcagggtggccttgaactcacggcgattctcctacctctgcctcccgagtgctgggattaaaggcatgcgccaccacgcccggccaaatgcatgttctaccttatggatgtggcttacatgggacctggaggatcaaaccttggttttgcaggcaagcaccttaaccactaagccatctctccaaccccagaaagacttttttttttttcccaaggtagggtctcactctggcctggactgacctggaattcacgatgtagtctcagggtggcctctaactcatgtcaatcctcctacctctgcctcccgagtgctgggattaaaggcatgcgccaccaaacccagccagaaagactttttaaaaagaacaaaagggtttggggagatggttcagtgattaaagtcaCTGGCTGGCAAAGCGTAACAgcctgaggctcaattccccagccacttatGTAAGACCAGatgggtgttcatttgcagtggcaaaagaccctggcacacaagtgtgtatacacacacaaaagtgcaaataaataattttaaaaaaagaacaaaatggaatttcaaatgggaaagtgtgggggtggggagggagggaattaccatgggatatattttataatcatgaaaaatgttaataaaaattaaaaaaaaaaaagaacaagccagaagtggtggtacatgtctttaatcccagcacttgggaggcagaggtaagaggactgccttgagttcgaggccacccagagactacataatgaattccaggtcagcctgggctatataataagaccttacctcgggggggggggggggggacacaaaaaaCCACAAAGTCTCTGTGTGCTATTCAATAATAACTCATTGTAAGAACCTTTGGTTAATCAAAATCCATTGCTAACTCTATATTCACGATTATATCATTATGGTGATGTCTTAAGCACTGCAGGGATAGCCAGCAGAAAGTTGTCATTTCAAATGAAAATCAACCTGTTCAAAGAAAGCAAGGTTGTCAGTATAGCTGATACAAAGTGCTCAGCCAAGGTTTGGAGACAAGGGACAAGGAAAACTGAGGAGGGGTCATAGTCCTCAGTGGATTTTACTTTGAAAGAAGACACTGCAGAGTTTGGGAATAGTGACATGACCTGTAAAAAGATGACAATGGCAGCTTTATTGAGGAGAGACTGCAGGAAAGCAAGAGTGGGAGGCAGAAGCCTATTGGGAAGCCCTGCAgggagtgaggagagggaggatgggcagggGCTAGAACTGGGTAGGAGCAACGGAGGTGTGAGAAGTGGTCAGGGTGTGCATGGGTTGTTCAGACTCATCCACTGGGATCTGTTGAAATGTGTATGAAAAGAGAAATTAGGATGATTAGAAATTAGGAACCAGAACAGAgaacctcagagtggcctccttTGCTGTTCTCCCCATTCAAGTACTACCCAGGCCCAACCCTGCTGAGCTTCCAAAACCAGATGAGATCGggtgcattcagggtggtatggtcaTAGATCCTCTGCTATTCTAATGAGCCATGCGGGACAACTGAAGCAAAGCATCTGTGATGCTTCCCCATCAAGATAGCACTGAGTGCAGGCCCTGGGCCACCATCACGATCTCTACTCTGTCCTCCCTAAACCTTTGTAGCTATCAGACAGCAAGGctttgctaaaataaataaataaataagtaagaggCTGGTGGTTTTAACAGTAACAGCAGTTTCTGGAACAATCCCAACACTGGATAACGAACATAAattccttaaatattaatgaaccATACAGCCTAAGCACAGCCAGTCCTCCTGGCCTTTAAGTCTCTGTAGAGGTGCCCTACTATCAATGTTTCTGCCCAGTTAGACTGCGGTGGCCTGGGACCCTCTTTATGCCCATTCTACAGATTGTGTTTGTGCTGCCTCCCAAAGTACAGGCAACTGCTGGTAACAACCCTTGAACACTCGCAATTATAATCAGATGGGTGAATCAAAAGTCAGtttcccaggctggagggatggcttagcagttaaggcgtttgcctgcaaagccaaaggacccaggtttgattccccaggacccaccgtagccagatgcacaagggggcacacgggtctggagttcgtttgtagtggctggaggccctggtgcgcccattctctcattctctctccctctttctctgtcaaataaataagaacaaaaatattttttaaaaagtcagtttcCCAGGGTCATATTCAAGGCAttctacttttttatatttatgcccacatattagtgctactctaacttttggttacagaacttctcttttcagatggccgtgACCAATGGGACACAAAAgtcatcatagtgctgaaaagtgacagtgttcagcagtgagacatctctatcacaccttccaaggctcagggaccattgtggaagaggtgacagtaagaatggaagagccaaagtaagggaaagactgcttacaatgctgtcttctagacacaaagggGCCTTGataatcatgacctcacagtgcctgacactacttacacaagaccttcacaacaggagggaaaaaatgatgacatcaaaatagaagaagagctggagatacggctcagcagctaaggtacttgcttgtgaagcctaaggacccatgtttgactctccacataagccaaatgcacatggtcgCACAtacgcactaggtggcacacatatctggagttccattgcagtggctgaaggctctggcacaccaattctctctcattaaaaaaaaaaataataataataatagactgattgaaaagaagggattgaatgaagggtggatttgggaggggaTGGCGggtggaaattatcatggtttatttctgtacttatggaagctgtcaataaagtttaaaaaagaatcggccaggcacggtggtggtagtgcatgcacgcctttaatcccaacaccagggAGGCTGAAGCGGGAGGacggctatgagtttgaggccagccttgagactaattccaggtcatcttagaCTAGAGCAAGCTGTCTCGACAATCACTACCAACAACCTGAGCGTGTCCGTGAGGGCTAAGCAGCGAGACGAACGGTCGGGTTGCCGTACACGCCACGCGCCGCGCGGCCGCGCGTCCTCTGCACTCACCAGGTCGGGCCCGTAGTACCAGTGCACCACTTGGGCGCCGGCGCACATGGCCAGGAGGCTGGCCGCGAACATTTTCACGTAGGTGGACCAGGACACGCCCGCGGGCATGGTCGGGGAGGGGACGGAGGCTTGTTAGAAAGTGGGGCGAAGACGCCACAGCCGGGCTCCCTTCCCCGcgcagcctcagtttccccggtGGAGACGCGAGGTCGCTCGGCGGAAGAACTGTCCGTTCAATCTGGGGTCCGGTTGGGGCGCTCGGCCTGCGGGACACGAGGGCCCCTGCCGCCGCCCCCTCAAGCCTCAGGAGAAACTGCAAGCTCGTTCTTTCCTCCCGCCCTGAGGACGCGCCCCGGGACACACGGTACCGGTGCAACAGAGCTCATGAGTCCGCGCAGGAACAGACGCGGACCGCCAGCGGGCCGGTCCCAAAATGCAGGGACTCGGTTCAGCCCCGGAGCGCATAGCGGGAGCACAGCGCGCGCAGGCGCACTCGCGTGACCCTGGCGGAAATGGCGCCCGTGGCGGAGCCGGTATCTTATGTTTTTCAGTTTTTGCACGTCTTTTCCAACGAGGGCTCCCGGCACGGCTCATCCCTGTCCGGTGGAGGCACCCTGGCAGTTTCCGAGTCACAAACTGGAGCCGGGATTACTCCGTCATCTCTTTTCGCGCAAAGGAAATTGCGCGCGGCGCTCACGTTTAGGGAGAGGTGGAGTTTCGAACCTCGAACGGttgattttacttctttttgaaacattttattttttaaagtatatttaatttatttgagagagagaaagaagcagataagagagaatgggcgcgcccggacctccagccactgcaaacgaattccagacacatcacgccgtcttgtgcatctggcttgcgtgggtcctggagaataaaaccggaatgctttgactttgcaggcaaaaggccttaacccctaaggcatctctccagcccctttcattttgttttattttatttatttattatttttggttttcgaggtagggtctcactctatgtaggctgatctggaattcactatgtagtgtcatgacagcttcgaactctcggcaatcctacctctgcctcccaagtgctgggattaaaggcgtgcaccaccacgcccggctgttttatttttatttatttaagagagaaatagggagaaaagagaatgggtatggcagggcctccagccactgcaaacaaactccagatgcatgggccaccatgtgcagctggcttacttgggtcctggggaattgaacctgggtcctttggctttgcaggcaaacaccttaactgcggTTGATTTTAGATGGGTTATCTGGTATTGAGTTCCAAGCATTCAGTGTCCTTGTTCCTGACATTCAGCCACATCTACATACTGTGCTTTTGGGTTACAGTGTTGCTGGAAAAGAGGAAACCTGCAATCGACACTACTTTTAGGCGTTTTAAAGATGATGTTTTTGATTGTGGGTTGATTTTTGTTAAGCATACTGCCAGAATGAATTCTCAATTAAGGTTGTAAGTTTAACATGAATTatgatacatttttaaagattttattttttatttatttgagaccgggagagggagagaatgtgcgtgccagggcctctagccactgcaaacgaactccagatgcatgcaccccctgtgcatctggctaacatgggacctggagagtcgaaccggggtcctttggctttctaggcatgtgccttaactgctaagccatctctccaacccgaattatgatacatttttaaaaatatcttgaagtctagggagatggttcagccattaaagctgcttgcttgcaaagcctgtgtgctggaggttcgattccccagtacccagctaaaaccagatgcacaaagtggtgtatgcatctggacttcatttgcagtggcaagaggccatcatgtgcccattcacactctccctttgtcactctctctgcttgcagataagtaaataaaaatataaaaataagagggcttagcggttaaggcacttgcctgtgaaggctaagaacccatgttctactctccagatcccattataagccagatacacaaaagtgaaGAAAGcgccaaggttgcacatgtccactaggtggctcaaCCGTCTGCAGTTCGATTGTAGTAACTgagtccctggtgtaccaattctccctccctctctctaaaaatataataaaaatgcttACTTTATGGAGGTATATTATCATGTATACACCACCATTTCCACCATTGAGATAATGAATATTATTCTCACGGTGTATCTCTTTGACACATTTCACATTACTCCATTCCTTGGGGAACCACTGATTTGCTTTCTGTCATAATAGACTAGTTTGCATTTTTCTAGAAATCAATGGAGTCGGCCAAGAATGGtggaatacacctttaatcccaggactcaggagatagaagtaggaggatcaccatgatttcgaggccgtgaattccaggtcagcctgggctagagcaagcccctaactcagagaaaaaagaaaaaaaaaatcaatgtaaagCTGGGCGTGAtagcctacacctttaatcccagcactcaggaggcagaggtaagaggattgccatgagtttgaagccaccctgggactacatagtgaattccaggtcagcctgggacccgacctcaaaaaaaacaaccaaaaaaaaaaatcaatggaatcAAATTGTTGAGGGGGTAGAGaggcttatttctttttaaaaatttttttttattattaacaacttccataattataaaaaataccccatggtgacaCCCTCCATCCCCcgacttacccctttgaaactccactttccagcataccccctccccatctcaatcagtcaggAAGTCTTATTTAATGCCGCAGCTATTTTGGGATTCATCCGTGTTGCATGTATCAGTTCATAACTTTTTATTGGTAAGTATGCTTAAAACTTGGACTATCCATTTACTTGATggatattttgactttttttttttttggttttcgaagtagggtcttgctctaggccaggctgacctagagttcactacgaagtctcagggtggcctcgaactcacagcgattctcctgcctctgcctcctgagtgctgggattaaaggcatgcgccaccatgcctagctttgatGGATATTTTGGTTGTTTCTAGTCGCTAGTTAATGGAGACCAGGTTGCTATGAAGAGTAAAGTACATGAAAAAAGAATTAGACACAAAAGAAAATGGCTGTTCAGAAAATTGTGTAttggagctgaagaaatggctttgtttaaaggcacttgtttgcaaaacctaaaagcccaagtttgattccttagtggccccataaggccagatacacaatgtgtcacatggatctggagtttatttgtagtagcaggagaccctagtgcacccattttgtcTTCCTGTATGTGGGTCTCCCCCAACCCAgatatgtaaataagtaaataaaaattttaaatggtgtaTATTGAACTTTTTAAGAAATTGCCATTTTCCCCACAATCAGACCTTCATCCATCTCAATACCAGGAAATGACAAAGCAAcgggaattttttgtttgtttttttgtttttcaaggtagggtctcattctacctcaggctgacctggaattcactaggtaatagtagggtgacctcgaactcacagcggtcctccttaCCTcacctcccgagtactaggattaaagccatgtgccaccatgccctgtaatattttttaaaagttatatatatagtctgcttatttatttatgagagagacagtgagggagagagagagaatgggcgcgccagggccactgcaaataactccagatgcatgagccatcttgtgccgctggctttcgtgggtactggggaactgaacccgggccgTTAGACTTTGCACGCAAACACCTTggccgctgggccatctctccagcccaacagtttttctttttgttgttgttgctgttcgaggtagggtctcattctggcccaggctgacctggaattcagtatgcagtctcaggctggcctcgaactcactgcagtcctccgactccaggctcccaagtgctgcagcCTACCGGTGTTTTAATCTGGATAAAAATTAAGGGCGAAAAGACCTAGACACTGCCACCAAGGATAACTGTCCATCACCGTCCCAGAGGACGTCATCCCCGCCCCCCACCCGCGCCCACCCTAAAATCCAGAGCCTACAAAAGCTGACGTGCGCCCAGCGGCCCCCTCTTCCCCGGCTCCTCCGCGTTTCCCGACAGGCCACGGGGCGCCTGCCCCGAGCCGGGGGACGCGGTTGGCTGGCCGGCGTCACGTGGCGGCGACTCCGCGTGGACCGGGCTCGCCGGGGACGGAAGTGGCGCGCGGAGGGGGCTCTCGCGGGCGGTGATGTAGCGGCGTGGGGAGGAGCTGAGGCCAGCCGCCGTCCAAGTCCTCCTGCCGGCCATCGGGTCCGAGGCTCCGGCGTGGCAGAGGCGCCGCATCGCACGCCGCAGAGACGAGGCGCCGAGGGCCCGGCCGGAGGAGCGGCCCCCGGGCCATGGAAGCGGAGGGCGCGCGCAGGTAACGCGGGGAGGAGCGCCGGCCCGGCGGCTCGCTCCCGGCGGCGGCGGGGCACGGGGGGCGGCGGCCGGGCGCGCGCTCGCGGGTCGGGGGCGGCCGAGTACAAAGCCCGGGCCGCGCGTGCGCGCTGCGGGCCTGCGCGCCCCTCCCCGCCCGCGCCGGCACCTGTCTAGGTGTTagaaacacccccccacacacacacaccgaccCCCAGCCGTCTCCGGTGCTGTCCTCGGACGCGACGTCCTTCGCCTGGGTGACCCTGAGCTGGGAAGATCGAGCACTAATGCTGACCCAGCTCCAGCCTTCAAGTTCAAGTTCGCGAACTCAGGACGGCTTCCTCCTCTCTCAGGAAGAGCAACCTTTAAGGGCCGCAGGGTCGATGGTGTTGCTGTGGGGAGGTGCATAGTAACACGGTCAGCAAGTCAGGCCGAGGTTCTGTACCTGAGTTTTCCAGTGGTCCCAGGACGATCTTTAAAAGTGTCCTTTGGGCGGGCCGGTTATGTCAGGAGGAGGTTTTGCAAAAGTAGAGACTTGAACTCTTGCAGAAAAGttagtaagaaaaataaaatagcagggtctaaagaaagaaagaaagaataatggtTTGCATTCGAATAAAACACAATTAGGCTTAATGAAGCATCATGCCCCCTCCCTCTGAAGAATATGGCACCGACCTTATGCAAGATATTCTGGCTTCAGAGTCTGCCTCTGCATCTCCTTGTGGGTAGGATGAATGCAGGCCGATGGCAGTCCACGTAAGTGAAATAAAAACCCATTTTACCACTGACAGACCTGAAGGCAGACCGCCAGTATGCTAGGTACTTCTGTGTCCAGTGTTGTTCTTCAGTATAACAACTCCTGGCGCTGAGGAAAGCTGAGAGTATCCCATGCTAACACTCAGAAGGCTTTGTAGAATTGACAGATTGAATCAGAGTTATAAATCCTCACCAGGCAGAATGGCGGATCATTAACAAAATAGGCACATTCCTGTATTCAGGAGCAGAGTAATCAAGAAAGGACAGAATGAGGGAGAAGTGGTAAAGGGTGCTTTTCATTAACCATCATGGTGGGTGCCAGCAGAGATGGGTTGTATAGTTTCTCTCCAGAAGGAAGACTTCCACGACCCTACTCAGTTTCCAGCTCATGAGGCTGTATCTGGAGGATTTGATTAGAGTCTGGGCCCCAGATAATGTCAAAAGCTGAAATCATACTTATGGGACAAATGCTGAAATGAAcctggagagaaaaagagagagagtgtatatgtgtgtgtgtgtgtgtgtgtgtgtgtgtattactagGGATTGAGCTCAGGGCCTCAGCATGGTAGGTGAACACACAACATCTTAATTATGTCCCCCagatctctctttattttgagaaACCTAGGATTTTCCTTAagtggcccaggctagccttgaactccctctgtagcccaggcagaccttgtgATCTTGCCTGCCTGCCTCAGACTCTAAAGTAGccaggattataggcctgtgtcaCTAGGTCTGGCTTGAACGGAGACTTCTGACTTGTCCTAAGTTTGGGCAGCTCTTAGTAGCCCATACATAGGGAGAATACACTCTTCCTAGTAGCAGTGTCTGTGCAGTAGTCTTCCTTGTCAGACTGTATAACTAGCATTATAGACTTGGGCATTTCGATAATTTAGCACTGGCCATATACTTGTTTAAGTGAAAATGATGTGGCAGAGACTcaacccagagctggagagatggctcagtggttaaaaggcacttgcttacaaagccttactgcccaggtttgattccccagtacgcaggtaacaccagatgcacaaataagtaaaaatcttaaaaaagaaagaaagaaagaaaattgcaaCCTGGAAAGTGACTAAGgtgttgcaaagccaaatgacctaggttcaattctccaggacccacataagccagatatacaaggtggcacatgcatctgaagttgtttgcagtggctggaatatactatgtattctcaatgtggcctcagactaatagtgatcctcctacctctgagtgctgggataaaaggcatgtgccaccacacccagctaaaatgaaatacttaaaaaaaattacaacccaAGTTCTTAAATATTGATAgtgaaaaataactaaaaattaacaaAGTGGGAGTTATTAGTATTAGAgaaaataaagacttttaaatACAGAAAATCGAAATTCaactgaacatttaaaaaaatactggagagatggcttagcggttaaacacttgcctgtgaagcctaaggaccccggttcgaggctcgattctccaggacccacgttagccagatgcacaagggggcgcacgcgtctggaattcatctgcagtggctggaggccctggcacgcccattctctctctctgcctctttctctgtcgctctaaaaaaaatgaacaaaaaatttttaaaaataaaaaaaatatttgaggggttggagagatggcttagcagttaagcacttgcctgcgaagccaaaggacccaggttcaattccacagggcccacataaaccagatgcacaaaatagcattttgcagtgcctagaggccctggcacacccattccctctctatccgtctcttcctttgtctctctttctctcaaataaacaaatattaaaatatcttttaaaaaatatttgcggttgagcatagtggcacacgcctttaatcccagcacttgggaggcagaggtaggaggatcgcggtgagttcgaggccaccctggactacataatgaattccaggtcagcctggactagagtgagagcctacctccaaaaaccaaaagggaaaaaaaacccacaaacgaCAGGGtcccactgtgtagcccaggcaagcctctagctcatggtgatcttcctgcttcccagtgctgggattacatgcctacctctgcctgctgagtgctgcgattaaattaaagacatgtaccac
This window contains:
- the C6H12orf73 gene encoding protein BRAWNIN; this translates as MPAGVSWSTYVKMFAASLLAMCAGAQVVHWYYGPDLTIPEIPPKPGELKTELLGLKERQQKPQVSRQ